The following is a genomic window from Carassius gibelio isolate Cgi1373 ecotype wild population from Czech Republic chromosome B20, carGib1.2-hapl.c, whole genome shotgun sequence.
tgttcgcacgcagatttcctttttctctgtcacaaaaccagacgtgcttgctcagatacactctGCTATCGCCCGGAGAGAGTTTGCGCACTTAAAACATGTCTCCAGTCACTcaaactgcgtcctgtgcactcacaactctatctacgctcatgtgctagatattaattatttttgcacgtttttatttctagcctttctagtgtgaacgctctgatccgttaacatgggctcggaaaaaaggcgcatcacagacaatgtgtgaacctggagttaggcatatgcccagtctgttctgttttgttgcattctgattggttctGATTTTATGACTATTTATATTAATCGCTCAGCCCTAGAATGAACTGGCAACGAACAGAAAATAACTTGGGCTGCACTGCTCAGTAAAACGGGAAAACCAaatccaggcagagctcggcagcggTAGACAGTCAGCAGAGCAAATGGTCAGGAGGAaacatgttgacagccatttattcATGTTTGTCAATACCACCGcgacccacaggttgaaaaccactgttgtAAGCTATTGCATTTTGCAGAAAATCTTAATTGAATGTGTTGATTAAATGTAAACAGAGCAAATAATATCATCTTTATCTATTAAGATAAAGTTAATCTTATTTGCTCTGTTTACATAGTTTACTGACACCTACTGTTTATTTACTGGTACTACTGCCTTAACAATGACACTCCCAATGGATGAGTGAatttgaaagtgacgtgacattcagccaagtatggtgacccatactgagaatttgtgctctgcatttaacccatccgaagtgcacacacacagagcagtgaacacacatacacactgtgaacacacacccggagcagtgggcagccatttatgctgcggcgcctggggagcagttgggggttcagtgccttgctcaagggcacctaagtcgtggtattgagggtggagagagcactgtacatgcactccccccacctacaattttCCTgcggccacgacttccctataatttaatagcatttaatagaGCCTTGTAATGgcgtatataataatatataataataataatataatatatataatatataataatataataataatgataataatataataatgatgaaTATCAAAAAATAGTCTGATAGACTGTTTAATATATAACACAACCAATTTGTAACCAAAGACTAGGCTATGGAAAATGTGAATTAACTTTTATTAGTAACTTTGGTAAGTTTCAGATTTCAATTCATAAATAACATCGATGGAGGGGGGCCCAAAAAATGCAGCCTGCCTTGTGTAGTCCATTTATCCGGCTCTGCCAATGACGTCACTTAaagggaggcatgttgtacatgCCCCCATCCCTTGGCTccacccccacgtcaaaacagtgccacaaagagagacatgcagaaAAATGAAGCGCAAAGGGAAAACGGCattgcaagctcaaactagactggcacgcaaaataaaagcagtgttgcaaataaattaatagatatgactaAGGAAAATAAGTATTGCAAAATCagtgctttcgcgctgtttcattcacgttttgcaattctttattttcttttgcaattctttatttttgtttgcaaaaatcaAAAATGTTTCACTCAATACTtcattttttgtttgcaaaactttattttcttttgcaaaacttttttttttttttttacgtatatATACGGCATTATATTGACTCCATATCCGCCCCCTTCATTTACATCTACGTCTACACAGGGGTGTGGTGTAGTGTAGTGAAAAAACATCTGAACTTACACTATCTGCTATCACAACTTCCCACTAGGTAAGATGGCACACCACAAACctttattaacatttaacataACTCGTATGTGTTTACGTAACATCACTTAAAGACGGCAAAGCTGTTTGCCCGTCCGAATCGAGATCTTTATATTTCCTTATATTCTTGTTGGCGTTTTAGCAAGTCGGTTTCACAATTACATATGCATGCACTAGCGATGACCAAACAGTATTTGAAATggattggtttggtttggtttggtttggtttggttttgtaaCGTCAAAATTTAAATCATTGTAGCTACAAGTATATATGTGAAATATTGTAACGCTTGCTATTTTATTGTGACAAGGTTGCATTACAAGAACTTATTTGTCAACTTATTGCGtgttcttcctttctttcttttcttcttttcttggCTTTGCAATTGTTATTCTGCTCTCGCAGCTCGAAAAACACCAAAATTGTCTTGTGGTTACTTGATTTAATGAACAACATAGCATGAATTAATCCGCTGGAATACACGTGTCTCTCCCCGATTTATGGCCGTCTTTCTGGTGGTCTTTGTCATTTTCTTGGAGGCGCTTTATTACGTCTTTTACCAAGGCAGcatcaaataaatgtgaatttactTAAGATGATATACACAACAGGTTATGTAATATGCATGGCTTTTTCATTTTGAAAGGATAACACATGGATGGGAGTGTAGATGCAGTCCAACCAGTTAAGAAGATCAAGCTGGCATATTACTACATAGCCTAATACTTGTTAATGTATAAAGTACACAGAACATTAAGCTTGAGATATAAAAGGAAAATGTCATGTGTGAACAGAATATTTTCTCAGCATCAATTTCAGTTTGTTAAATTATGCAAAAATGTTGTTGTGTGTAATAAAATCTCATTTCCGCCACAGAAAGCTATCAAAACATGGATAATTTGAAATATGATGGACATGACACTGCTGGATAATTTCATGCttctgaaaatatgaaaaagttccataataaaatgaaaatcatgGGTTTGGAACTTCTGGCTGTTCATAATTGGTGACCATTTTTTgataaactgttcctttaattcaGATTTTTCTATTATCTCTGGCTGTCTTAAGTCTGAATATTGTGGATCATCATGGCTAAACGTGTTGCTGTGATTGGAGGAGGAACTTCTGGGCTGGCCTGTATCAAATGCTGCCTGGATGAAGGTCTGGAGCCAGTGTGTTTTGAGACTAGTGATGACATTGGAGGACTATGGAGGTTTAAGGTGAGAAATCTCTATATGATTGGGTCCACTGAAGTTGtggatgtgaagaaaaaaaaggggcCAAGCACTGATCCCTGAGGCACAGATAGTTGCAGAGAAGTAATAAACAACATGCTCCTAGAAACAGATCCAATTTTCTTCATGTCTTTCCATCTTAGGAAAACCCAGATCCAGATCGTGCTAGCATTTACCACTCTTTGATTATCAACACTTCAAAGGAGATGATGTGTTTCAGTGACTTCCCGATCCCTGCCCACTTCCCAAACTACATGCACAACTCCCTCATCATGGACTACTTCCGCATGTACGCTGACCACTTCCAGCTCAAACGGCACATCCGCTTCCAGGTCAGAACTGAAAGGTTTTGAAGACACATTAAAACTCTGAAGTTTTAATGTACTATACTGTTTTCAAAGATCCACAAGTTCATGTTTTGTGTTTCCCAGACAAAAGTTCTTCATGTTACACCAAGGCCAGACTTCTCTCACTCTGGACAGTGGGATGTAGAGACCGAGTCTAAAGATGGTCAAAGGGAGAAGCAGGTGTTTGATGCTGTGATGGTTTGCACTGGACACCACTGTCACCCTCATCTCCCTCTGCAGGACTTTCCAGGTGCAGTACATATGATGACTTAGCAAACAGAGTGTATGTGCAAAGTGCAAAAACACTATGTCAATAAAGACCAAACAATCATAGTAAGCTTTGGTGTACAAGAGTCATTCAAACCAGTTTGAAGCCTCATTCAAATCCTTTCTTTAGGAATAAACACGTTTAAGGGAAAATTCTTCCACAGTCGTGACTACAAAAACCCTGAAGAATGGCGAGGGAAGAGGGTTGTTGTGATTGGTATTGGGAACTCTGGAGGAGATATTGCTGTGGAGCTGAGCAGAATGGCCAAACAGGTGATATGCaacaaaaactgaataaaaaaattacagtgtATTAATAATTGTACTCCTATTGAAGCCTCTGTTTTCCACATCGTTTCTTTTACTTTAATTCCAGGTTTATCTGAGCACACGAAGGGGATCTTGGATACTAAATCGTGTAGGAGACGAAGGTGTTCCATCAGATATGTTGTTTAATAACAGAATGAGTAATTGGCTTATTCAGATGTTGCCTGTTGGATTTATCAACAATTTTGGAGAGAAACAACTCAATAAACGGTTCAACCACAAGCTCTATGGGCTGCAGCCTGCGCACAGGTACTGTGAACACTAGAAGAAATAAGACTTTGTTGATGTTGGCCATTCTTAGTGTTGGTACTTAAGCATGAGGAGGTCATCTTTATACAAGACAGAATCCATGAAAGCTTTTTTGCTGCAATCAATTACATTATATGATGTATATTGTTTTTCTGCAGAATTTTCAGCCAACATCCCATGGTCAATGATGACTTGCCAAACCGCATCCTCTCCGGTACTGTCTCAGTCAAGCCGAACATACAAGAGTTTCGTGGGTCAAGTGTGGTGTTTGAGGATGGCACTGTTGAAGATGACATTGATCTGGTGGTGTTTGCCACAGGCTACACTTTCTCATTCCCCTTCCTGTCATCCCATGTAATTCCTGTCTCCAAGAACAAAGTATCCCTGTACAAATACATATATCCCCCAGGACTGGAGCGGCCAACTTTAGCCGTGATTGGTCTGATCCAGCCTCTGGGAGCCATTATGCCCATCTCTGAGATGCAGGCGCGCTGGGCCACTCGTGTTTTTAAAGGTATCAAACATGCACTTACCTTCTACACAGAAAAATACAGGGtgtttctaaagtatgttttcaccAGAATGCTGTAACCCAGTTTATCGTTAGGGTTTTACAATTGTAGAATTAAACAAAGAATTTCAGACAATCATTTGGtttttcatcatcatcagttTGGActggttttgagttctgaaagttATAGAGTGACAGCATACTGTAGTACTTGTACATGACCTATATGAATATTGCAGAGCATTAAGTATAGTGCTTTTGTGCTTAAGCTGTGATAATCTCACTTAGGTCTGTGCAAACTGCCTTCAATGACTGGAATGATTAAGGACATTAAAGCAAAAGAGGAAGCAATGGCTCGAAGGTTCTCCACACTTGATTTAAAAAGAGGCTATAAAAGACAGCACTTACACAATTTCTACGGTTTAAAGTACATATTTTCAGTGGATCTTGATCTTAATCGTGTTCTCATGCAGGTATGTGGCCGCCCAGAGACACACCATCCAGGTGGACTACATCCCCTACATGGATGAGTTGGCTAAAGAAGTGAGTGTCCGTCCTTCTATCCTGAAGTTGCTGCTGACAGACCCTAGACTGGCTCTGAACGTCATCTTTGGGCCCTGCACCCCATACCAGTTTCGTCTTCACGGACCGGGACGATGGGACGGTGCTCGTCAGGCCATCCTGTCTCAGTGGGATCGAGTCAACAAGCCCCTGAGAACACGCTGCACACCAGAGCCGCAGTCTCAGCGCTCCTCTCTTTCACTGATATTCTCGGTGTCTGTTGCAGTGCTGCTCTCTGCTCTGTATTACAGCAGAGCCAGTCTGCACACACTTATAGCAGACCCTTCATCACTCCTGGACAAGATCAGGGCTTTTATACCATGGCCACTGACCAGACAGTGATCATGCTAAAGGAGTCAAAAGACATCTGAAGAAATGTCTTTCCGTTGTGGTAAACCATTGTCAACATCATGAAAATGTCTAAATTGGCAATGCATATGCTTGATATTTATCAGCAAGTGCCTTATCATTTATAACAGTTTGTGTATAATGAGCATTTAATTTGATTGTGAAATAGCTGATTATATTCGCCTGTAATGTGTATgtaatcattataatataattgtGTGGTTTTAATTCACTAGCAACAAACTGATGCTCGTTGTGTTAAAACTAGAATCATGCACCACTTTCAACTTAAGCAGTTGTTAGCGAGTCTTTTTAGCAAGTTAATTTTCTCTAAATATATATGTACTCATAGATAAATATCAATGAAATGAAAGGCAACTTGTTTTAAATAGTGCACTTATGCcaaatttaaagttttaatagtcTTTTGTTGTGTTTCAAAAAAGTTATcttattttaatgttatgtttattgtgtGTTTACTGCTCTTATCAGTACACTGTTGAGATGTTATTGCTGCCTGTATAAAAGTGCACTGTGTGAGGTCCAGTATGCAGAGCAATATGAACtgttaacacattttaatattaactaGAATAAAGAAACTACAAGGGGGCAATGTGATAGAAAAAGTATGAGATATTAGGGAAAAATATTTCAATGCAATTGTCTTCCCTCAAAAACTTTTACAAGTAAAACATAGAAATATAAATTTTCATCATGTAGAGGAGCTCTGTAATATGAAATCAAAACTAATAAACAAAAACGTATACATTTATGCCATGCATTCTGGCTAACACTTCTGTGTTTCTGTGGCAATGTGTTGTTTCATATGAATAACAGGACTGTGTGGTGATGAAACTAGACCTTAATATCTAAAACTATGCCAGCGTTATCTAGTTGAACATTGACCAGATAGGGTTACAAATAATTGAATCCCTGCCTCTTATACAACCCTAAAGGGGGTGTGGTGAAATTTTCCCATTACTCTGAGctgaacaaattaaatttattcacTCGCTGCTTCGCACTTGGTAAGATACAATGCCACAAACATTTTATTGACACTAATAACACTAAGTAGTTAATGTCCagttaatatttaattacaaagtttggttgcactttattttacagtacgtgtactaacaagtacttatagtgtacttacagtgtatttatctaagaaagttctggtaactacatggggtagggttaggtttaggggtaggttcagggtaagtacctagttattacatagttattgtaataactataataagtacatagtatgtacatgaggaacaggactgtagaataaagtgctacccaaagtTTTTTGTTAAACAATTATCTGTTATTTCATGCAAATAGTTGAAGAGGAAGCTGTATGTTACATTTGGAAGCTACTGTCAGTGTTTAGCAGGTCgattacactttacattttgacATAGGATACACTAGTGATGAAGCAACAGGGCCATATGCATGCAAGAATTGGAGGCCTATACTATCTACTGTGTAATGAATACACaaagtataaatattataatttatttctactTCCTGCATCTGCCTAAAGTCTGACTATTTTGGATCATCATGGCTAAACGTGTTGCTGTGATTGGAGGAGGAACTTCTGGGCTTGCCTGTATCAAATGCTGCCTGGATGAAGGTCTGGAGCCAGTGTGTTTTGAGACTAGTGATGACATTGGAGGACTATGGAGGTTTAAGGTGAGAAATCTCTATATGATTGGGTCCACTGAAGTTGtggatgtgaagaaaaaaaaggggcCAAGCACTGATCCCTGAGGCACAGATAGTTGCAGAGAAGTAATAAACAACATGCTCCTAGAAACAGATGCAATTTTCTTCATGTCTTT
Proteins encoded in this region:
- the LOC127984273 gene encoding flavin-containing monooxygenase 5 isoform X1 yields the protein MAKRVAVIGGGTSGLACIKCCLDEGLEPVCFETSDDIGGLWRFKENPDPDRASIYHSLIINTSKEMMCFSDFPIPAHFPNYMHNSLIMDYFRMYADHFQLKRHIRFQTKVLHVTPRPDFSHSGQWDVETESKDGQREKQVFDAVMVCTGHHCHPHLPLQDFPGINTFKGKFFHSRDYKNPEEWRGKRVVVIGIGNSGGDIAVELSRMAKQVYLSTRRGSWILNRVGDEGVPSDMLFNNRMSNWLIQMLPVGFINNFGEKQLNKRFNHKLYGLQPAHRIFSQHPMVNDDLPNRILSGTVSVKPNIQEFRGSSVVFEDGTVEDDIDLVVFATGYTFSFPFLSSHVIPVSKNKVSLYKYIYPPGLERPTLAVIGLIQPLGAIMPISEMQARWATRVFKGLCKLPSMTGMIKDIKAKEEAMARRYVAAQRHTIQVDYIPYMDELAKEVSVRPSILKLLLTDPRLALNVIFGPCTPYQFRLHGPGRWDGARQAILSQWDRVNKPLRTRCTPEPQSQRSSLSLIFSVSVAVLLSALYYSRASLHTLIADPSSLLDKIRAFIPWPLTRQ
- the LOC127984273 gene encoding flavin-containing monooxygenase 5 isoform X3 — its product is MAKRVAVIGGGTSGLACIKCCLDEGLEPVCFETSDDIGGLWRFKENPDPDRASIYHSLIINTSKEMMCFSDFPIPAHFPNYMHNSLIMDYFRMYADHFQLKRHIRFQTKVLHVTPRPDFSHSGQWDVETESKDGQREKQVFDAVMVCTGHHCHPHLPLQDFPGINTFKGKFFHSRDYKNPEEWRGKRVVVIGIGNSGGDIAVELSRMAKQVYLSTRRGSWILNRVGDEGVPSDMLFNNRMSNWLIQMLPVGFINNFGEKQLNKRFNHKLYGLQPAHRIFSQHPMVNDDLPNRILSGTVSVKPNIQEFRGSSVVFEDGTVEDDIDLVVFATGYTFSFPFLSSHVIPVSKNKVSLYKYIYPPGLERPTLAVIGLIQPLGAIMPISEMQARWATRVFKGLCKLPPMSAMMKDIKAKEEAMARRYVAAQRHTIQVDYIPYMDELAKEVSVRPSILKLLLTDPRLALNVIFGPCTPYQFRLHGPGRWDGARQAILSQWDRVNEPLRTRCTPEPQSQRSSLSLVFSVSVAVLVSALYYSRASLHTLIADPLSLLDKIRAFIPWPLTRQ
- the LOC127984273 gene encoding flavin-containing monooxygenase 5 isoform X2, whose protein sequence is MAKRVAVIGGGTSGLACIKCCLDEGLEPVCFETSDDIGGLWRFKENPDPDRASIYHSLIINTSKEMMCFSDFPIPAHFPNYMHNSLIMDYFRMYADHFQLKRHIRFQTKVLHVTPRPDFSHSGQWDVETESKDGQREKQVFDAVMVCTGHHCHPHLPLQDFPGINTFKGKFFHSRDYKNPEEWRGKRVVVIGIGNSGGDIAVELSRMAKQVYLSTRRGSWILNRVGDEGVPSDMLFNNRMSNWLIQMLPVGFINNFGEKQLNKRFNHKLYGLQPAHRIFSQHPMVNDDLPNRILSGTVSVKPNIQEFRGSSVVFEDGTVEDDIDLVVFATGYTFSFPFLSSHVIPVSKNKVSLYKYIYPPGLERPTLAVIGLIQPLGAIMPISEMQARWATRVFKGLCKLPSMTGMIKDIKAKEEAMARRYVAAQRHTIQVDYIPYMDELAKEVSVRPSILKLLLTDPRLALNVIFGPCTPYQFRLHGPGRWDGARQAILSQWDRVNEPLRTRCTPEPQSQRSSLSLVFSVSVAVLVSALYYSRASLHTLIADPLSLLDKIRAFIPWPLTRQ
- the LOC127984273 gene encoding flavin-containing monooxygenase 5 isoform X5, with product MAKRVAVIGGGTSGLACIKCCLDEGLEPVCFETSDDIGGLWRFKENPDPDRASIYHSLIINTSKEMMCFSDFPIPAHFPNYMHNSLIMDYFRMYADHFQLKRHIRFQTKVLHVTPRPDFSHSGQWDVETESKDGQREKQVFDAVMVCTGHHCHPHLPLQDFPGINTFKGKFFHSRDYKNPEEWRGKRVVVIGIGNSGGDIAVELSRMAKQVYLSTRRGSWILNRVGDEGVPSDMLFNNRMSNWLIQMLPVGFINNFGEKQLNKRFNHKLYGLQPAHRIFSQHPMVNDDLPNRILSGTVSVKPNIQEFRGSSVVFEDGTVEDDIDLVVFATGYTFSFPFLSSHVIPVSKNKVSLYKYIYPPGLERPTLAVIGLIQPLGAIMPISEMQARWATRVFKGLCKLPSMTGMIKDIKAKEEAMARRFSTLDLKRGYKRQHLHNFYGLKYIFSVDLDLNRVLMQVCGRPETHHPGGLHPLHG